A portion of the Anthonomus grandis grandis chromosome 19, icAntGran1.3, whole genome shotgun sequence genome contains these proteins:
- the LOC126747217 gene encoding serine/threonine-protein phosphatase 6 catalytic subunit has product MSSDIDNWIEVAKECKYLPENDLKTLCDIVSTILLEESNVQPVSTPVTVCGDIHGQFYDLEELFRKGGQVPDTNYVFLGDFVDRGYYSLETFTRLLTLKAKYPNKITLLRGNHESRQITQVYGFYDECLTKYGNVNAWKYCCSVFDLLTLAAIIDEKVLCVHGGLSPDIKTLDQIRKLERYQEIPHKGAFCDLVWSDPDEVNTWASSPRGAGYVFGAKVTHDFMHINALTLICRAHQLVNEGFKYMFDDKLVTVWSAPNYCYRCGNVASILECKTTEEIEPKIFRAVPDNERVIPSRNITPYFL; this is encoded by the exons ATGTCTTCTGATATTGATAACTGGATAGAGGTGGCGAAAGAATGCAAATACTTGCCCGAAAACGACCTGAAAACCCTCTGCGATATCGTTTCCACCATTTTATTGGAAGAATCAAACGTACAACCTGTTTCCACCCCCGTAACTGTTTGCGGGGACATCCACGGACAG TTTTATGACTTGGAAGAATTGTTTCGAAAAGGGGGCCAAGTCCCTGATACGAACTACGTGTTCCTGGGGGATTTTGTCGATAGGGGATACTACAGTTTAGAAACTTTCACTAGATTGTTGACACTAAAGGCGAAATATCCCAATAAAATCACTTTGTTAAGAGGAAACCATGAAAGCAGGCAAATCACACAAGTCTATGGGTTTTATGATGAATGTTTGACTAAATATGGGAACGTGAATGCTTGGAAGTACTGTTGCAGTGTGTTTGATCTTCTTACATTAGCTGcg ATCATTGATGAAAAGGTTCTTTGTGTCCATGGGGGGCTCAGTCCCGATATAAAAACCCTGGACCAAATTCGGAAACTCGAAAGGTACCAAGAAATTCCCCATAAAGGGGCTTTCTGCGACCTGGTCTGGTCTGACCCAGACGAGGTCAATACTTGGGCCTCAAGCCCCAGGGGGGCCGGTTACGTATTTGGGGCTAAAGTAACACATGATTTTATGCATATAAATGCTCTGACGCTCATTTGTAGGGCGCATCAGTTGGTTAATGAAG gatttaaatatatgtttgaCGATAAGTTGGTAACAGTTTGGTCTGCACCGAATTATTGCTATAGATGTGGAAATGTTGCCAGCATTTTAGAGTGTAAAACAACAGAGGAAATTGAGCCCAAAATATTCAGGGCTGTGCCGGATAATGAGAGGGTTATACCAAGTAGAAATATCACAccttactttttataa